From a region of the Hippopotamus amphibius kiboko isolate mHipAmp2 chromosome 3, mHipAmp2.hap2, whole genome shotgun sequence genome:
- the LOC130848675 gene encoding olfactory receptor 5AL1-like, with protein MAKGNNSVVTEFILLGLTDDPELEGILFCVFLLIYLATALGNLGLIVLILISPQLHTPMYFFLCHLAFVDFYGSSAITPNTLVNSLREVKSVSFYACATQVCCFITSSVWELLMLSVMAYDRYMAICHPLLYAVLMPRKCCIRMVTSSYIYGSTVGLIQTVATFRMSFCGSNVLNQFYCDDVPLIALACSDTRVKELMLLTIAGFNVLCSLIAVLVSYVFIVFAILRIHSAVGRQKAFSTHASHLFSITMYYGTLSFMYLQPKSSHSLDKDKFASILYTVVIPMLNPLIYSLRNWEGKNALKKIVENGHSSHQ; from the coding sequence ATGGCAAAAGGCAATAATTCAGTAGTCACTGAGTTCATCCTCTTGGGCCTCACAGATGATCCAGAGCTTGAAGGCATTCTCTTTTGTGTATTCCTATTGATTTATTTAGCTACTGCCTTGGGTAATCTTGGTTTGATTGTGCTAATACTAATCAGTCCTCAACTTCACACacccatgtattttttcctttgtcatcTGGCTTTTGTGGATTTTTACGGTAGCTCCGCCATCACTCCAAACACCCTTGTGAACTCTTTACGTGAAGTTAAAAGTGTGTCATTTTACGCATGTGCCACTCAGGTGTGCTGCTTTATCACATCTTCAGTTTGGGAATTATTGATGCTGTCTGTTATGGCTTATGATCGGTACATGGCCATCTGCCACCCTTTACTCTATGCAGTTCTCATGCCTAGGAAATGCTGCATCCGAATGGTCACGAGCTCTTATATTTATGGATCCACAGTGGGACTCATACAAACAGTGGCTACATTCCGTATGTCCTTCTGTGGCTCTAATGTGCTCAACCAGTTCTACTGCGATGATGTCCCCTTGATTGCTCTGGCCTGCTCTGACACCCGAGTCAAAGAGCTGATGTTGTTAACCATTGCTGGGTTCAATGTCCTGTGTTCTCTTATCGCTGTCCTTGTATCCTATGTATTCATTGTCTTTGCCATTTTAAGGATCCATTCTGCTGTAGGAAGACAGAAAGCCTTTTCTACCCATGCCTCCCACCTGTTTTCTATTACTATGTACTATGGGACCCTCAGTTTTATGTACCTGCAGCCCAAGTCAAGCCACTCACTAGATAAAGACAAATTTGCCTCCATATTGTACACAGTGGTGATTCCCATGCTAAACCCATTGATCTATAGCTTGAGGAATTGGGAGGGAAAAAATGCTCTGAAAAAAATTGTTGAGAATGGGCACTCTAGTCATCAATGA